Part of the Streptomyces sp. NBC_01460 genome, CCGCTCACAGGAGGAAGAGATCGTGCAGCGCGGCCATCAGCAGCAGGCCGCCGACCACCGTCAGGAAGATCATCAACGGCGGCTGGGAAAGCGCGAAGAGGCAGCCACGCGGCTCTTCGGCAGGGGATGCGGGGGCCTCGCCCCGGTATGTGTCCACCATCTCGTAGTGATCATGACGCAGAGCGGACCCTGTTGGCGATCAACGGAGCCTTTCCCAGGGCCGGTTCACCCTCACCGGGACAGTCGGATTCGCTCCCCCGTCCGAACACCCCGCAGGCGTTCGCCCCGGGCGCCTGCCGCCGGACCATGGCCCGGCGGCCTCCGGGTCAGCGTGGGGCGGCGCTGGAGGCCCGTACGACGAGTTCCGGCTGGAGGACGACGCTCCGGTGCCGGTGGCTGCCGTCCCCGTCGTCGGCCTCCTCCAGGAGGAGCTCCGCCGCCATCCTGCCCATCACCACGGCGGGCTGCCGGACCGAGGTGAGGGGAACGGCGGCGGCCGCCGCGAATTCGATGTCGTCGTAACCGACGATGGCCACGTCCTGCGGCACCCGCACGCCTGCGGCGTACAGCGACTGCAGGACACCGAGGGCCAGCAGGTCGTTGGCGCAGAACACGGCGGTCGGCCTGGGCACGAGCCCGAGCAGCCGGGCTCCGGCGTCGCGGCCCGCGGCCACGTCCAGGCGGTCGGAGGGGATCTCGACGAGCGCCTCGGGGCCGAGCCCGGCCTCGGCGAGCGCGGCGAGGGCACCCTCGCGGCGGTCCCTGATCTGGTGGAGATCGCCGGGGCCGCTCACATAGGCGACGGAGCGGTGGCCGGCGGAGACGAGGTGCCCGACAGCGAGCATGCCACCGCGCACGTCGTCCACGGAGACGGCGCAGGTGTCGGTGGTCGCCGCCACCCGGTCGACCAGCACGTACGGGATCCGGTGGCGCGCGAAGGCCTCGAGGTTGCCGCCGGTGGCGTCCGCCGGGGTCACCAGCACCCCGCAGACCCGCTGCTCGGCGAAGAGCCCGAGGTATTCGGCCTCCTCCTCCTGGCTCTGACCGGTGTTGCACACCATCACGCCGAGCCCGGCGTCGCGGGCGGCACGCTCGGCGCCACGGGCGATGTCGACGAAGAACGGGTTGCCCATGTCCAGCACCAGCAGGGCCATGATGCGGCTGCGGCCCGCCCTGAGCTGCCTGGCGGACTCACTGCGTACGTATCCGAGCTCCTCGATCGCCGCCAGCACACGGGCCCGGGTGTCGGGAAGCACCGCCTCGGGACGGTTGATCACATTGGAGACCGTGCCCACCGAGACTCCGGCCTGCCGGGCCACGTCCTTGATCCCTGCCACACGCCCCACTCGTCCTGCCCCACTGATGCGTTCGGCCCGCCGCGCGCCGGCGCCGGGTCCTGGTCCATGGACGGACGTCCGGCGTGGTCCGTCGCGCCGTCGCCCGGACCGCGCCCGCCGGATTGAATTGTTTCAATCCGTTCGGGACGCTAACCGCATTCACGGGATACCGTCAAGATCGGAGCGACGCGACCCGAATATACCGAGGCGCGGGACGTCCGCGAGCGCTTCCACGCCCCGGCCTCGACGTGAATCGATTCACACCCTACGGCCCACTGCGGGGCGTAGGGACGGACGCGGGCGCCCCGTCAGAGCCCGTGCTTCTTCAGGATCGCCTCGATGTCGCTGAAGTCGTCACCCGGCTCGGCCGCCTGCCGCGGCTTCCTCCCGGATCCGTCCCGCGTCCTCGGCGCCGTCGCCCCGGCACCGGAGGTGAGGGAGGACGAGGAGGCCGCCGGTGCCACGG contains:
- a CDS encoding LacI family DNA-binding transcriptional regulator yields the protein MGRVAGIKDVARQAGVSVGTVSNVINRPEAVLPDTRARVLAAIEELGYVRSESARQLRAGRSRIMALLVLDMGNPFFVDIARGAERAARDAGLGVMVCNTGQSQEEEAEYLGLFAEQRVCGVLVTPADATGGNLEAFARHRIPYVLVDRVAATTDTCAVSVDDVRGGMLAVGHLVSAGHRSVAYVSGPGDLHQIRDRREGALAALAEAGLGPEALVEIPSDRLDVAAGRDAGARLLGLVPRPTAVFCANDLLALGVLQSLYAAGVRVPQDVAIVGYDDIEFAAAAAVPLTSVRQPAVVMGRMAAELLLEEADDGDGSHRHRSVVLQPELVVRASSAAPR